A single window of Arcobacter venerupis DNA harbors:
- a CDS encoding HNH endonuclease, with amino-acid sequence MANNWNIPSSLEQEIRQRDKVCVYCGVEFTSTKVSKKTAASWEHIINDAKIITRENIALCCCGCNASKGQKQLSIWLQSKYCKDKNITSENVAQVIKDAIKNGQ; translated from the coding sequence ATGGCAAATAATTGGAATATACCTTCTTCTTTAGAACAAGAAATTAGACAAAGAGATAAAGTTTGTGTTTATTGTGGTGTGGAATTTACTTCAACAAAAGTTTCTAAAAAAACTGCTGCAAGTTGGGAACATATTATTAATGATGCCAAAATCATTACTAGAGAAAATATTGCTTTATGTTGCTGTGGTTGTAATGCAAGTAAAGGACAAAAGCAACTTTCAATTTGGCTTCAATCAAAATATTGTAAAGATAAAAATATAACTTCTGAAAATGTAGCACAAGTTATTAAAGATGCTATAAAAAATGGGCAATGA
- the guaA gene encoding glutamine-hydrolyzing GMP synthase — MKHVPIVVLDFGSQYTQIIARKLREAGVYSEIVPYSESIEDIMARTPKGIILSGGPASVYAVDAYHPDTTIFELGLPILGICYGMQLISQHFGGSVIPAAHHEYGKAKLKFEIENPIFKDTTDGQIVWMSHGDRVENIPAGFERIATSENSPFAAIADMERNIYAFQFHPEVYHSDEGSKLLKNFAKHICECESTWNMGSFAKEQIKSIQERVGNKKVLCGVSGGVDSSVVATLLAEAIGEQVIPVFVDNGLLRANEREQVEAMFKARGVKLITVDASEQFLTKLAGVTDPETKRKIIGETFIEVFDKEAKKHDGIEFLAQGTLYTDVIESVSVKGPSKTIKSHHNVGGLPDWMKFELVEPLREIFKDEVRALGLELGLPASMIGRHPFPGPGLAIRIMGDVNKPDLELLRKADTVMLDVLHATGYYDKTWQAFTVLLNVKSVGVMGDNRTYDNTVCVRIVEATDGMTATFAHIPHEILETISRRIINEVDGINRVVYDISSKPPATIEWE; from the coding sequence ATGAAACATGTCCCAATCGTAGTATTAGATTTTGGTAGTCAATACACTCAAATCATTGCTAGAAAACTAAGAGAAGCTGGTGTTTACTCTGAAATAGTACCTTATAGTGAGAGTATTGAAGATATTATGGCTAGAACACCAAAAGGTATTATTCTTTCAGGTGGTCCTGCTTCTGTTTATGCAGTAGATGCTTATCATCCAGATACTACAATCTTTGAATTAGGTCTTCCAATTTTAGGTATTTGTTATGGAATGCAGTTAATTTCTCAACATTTTGGTGGAAGCGTAATTCCTGCTGCTCATCATGAATATGGAAAAGCTAAATTAAAATTTGAAATTGAAAATCCAATTTTCAAAGACACAACAGATGGTCAAATTGTTTGGATGTCTCACGGTGATAGAGTAGAAAATATTCCAGCTGGATTTGAAAGAATTGCGACAAGTGAAAACTCTCCATTTGCAGCTATTGCAGATATGGAAAGAAATATTTATGCATTCCAATTTCATCCAGAAGTTTACCACTCAGATGAAGGAAGCAAACTATTAAAAAACTTTGCAAAACATATTTGTGAATGTGAATCAACTTGGAATATGGGTTCTTTTGCAAAAGAGCAAATAAAAAGTATTCAAGAAAGAGTTGGAAATAAAAAAGTTCTTTGTGGAGTTTCAGGTGGAGTTGATAGTTCAGTTGTAGCAACTCTTTTAGCTGAAGCAATTGGAGAACAAGTTATTCCTGTATTTGTTGATAATGGATTATTAAGAGCAAATGAGAGAGAACAAGTTGAAGCTATGTTCAAAGCAAGGGGCGTAAAACTTATCACTGTAGATGCAAGTGAACAATTCTTAACAAAACTAGCAGGTGTTACAGACCCTGAAACAAAAAGAAAAATCATTGGTGAAACATTTATCGAAGTATTTGATAAAGAAGCAAAAAAACACGATGGTATTGAGTTTTTAGCACAAGGTACACTTTATACAGACGTTATTGAATCAGTTTCTGTAAAAGGTCCTTCAAAAACAATTAAATCTCACCACAATGTTGGAGGACTTCCTGATTGGATGAAATTTGAGTTAGTTGAGCCTTTAAGAGAAATCTTCAAAGATGAAGTTAGAGCTTTAGGATTAGAATTAGGACTTCCAGCTTCTATGATAGGAAGACATCCATTCCCAGGACCTGGACTTGCTATTAGAATCATGGGAGATGTAAATAAACCTGATTTAGAGTTATTAAGAAAAGCAGATACAGTTATGTTAGATGTATTACACGCAACTGGTTATTATGACAAAACATGGCAAGCATTTACAGTATTATTAAATGTAAAATCTGTTGGAGTTATGGGTGATAACAGAACTTATGACAATACAGTTTGTGTAAGAATCGTTGAAGCAACAGATGGAATGACAGCAACTTTTGCACATATTCCACATGAAATATTAGAAACTATCTCAAGAAGAATCATCAACGAAGTTGATGGAATCAATAGAGTAGTTTATGATATATCATCAAAACCACCAGCAACTATCGAGTGGGAATAA